A segment of the Lycium ferocissimum isolate CSIRO_LF1 chromosome 10, AGI_CSIRO_Lferr_CH_V1, whole genome shotgun sequence genome:
CCCGTATGAGTTTATGAATTTGTCTGATTTTTCCTTGCTAGGGCGCATTTGGTATAGATTTTCCAAGAAAATGTTGTGCCTTTGGGTCTcttctctctctcacacacacacacaaaacagTAATTTGAAACTGTCGATTAAGCCTTATGGTTAGAAAGGATTTGTATAGGGGACGATTGAGATGGAGTTTGATTGGTATAACTGTTGTTACGACAGCCCCCGAAGGAAGCCAGGATGGTTATGGAGGATATATAAAGCCGATTCCAACTAGTTTGGGATCCCGAAAGTTTATTGACTGATTTGTGTTTGCAAGCTAAAAAAGGCATCTCGTGCTCCCAATTCTGTTTGAACTTCTAGAGCTCTCTATTtcctcttgatttttgttgtttgCGACTTGTAATTGACTTACCAAAGGCTTTCCATTTTGTTCCAGATTATTCATTGTGATTATGTAAGttctctaatttttattttctggAAACGTCCCGTGTGAGTTATGAATTTCTCTGATTTTTCCTTGCTAGGGTGCATTTGGTGTAGATTTTCCGTGTTGAGtcattttctagtgtttggttagAAGTACGTGAAGTGTGGTAATGGTATTAAGTGGAGAATAGAGGATAAGAATTGATGGTAGTGTTTTTGTGGTACTTTTGAGTTGTGAAGGTTGACAACAATGTCGAATTGTGCGATGAATCAAATGACATCAAGTAAGGGTTGAGATGTTTATAAAGGAAAGGACTTTTACTAGTAACCAATGCAAtttgttttctccttttatTGGAAATTGTTCTCCAAGGATAGCTCATTTTCCAGATTTCAAGGTAACCAAACACTGGAAAAAGATTTCATCAAGAAGACATTTTAAAGGGAAACACTTCTCATCTTGCAAACACACTATAATCACtgttattttcttccaaatagTTTGTTTTTATCTCATTCTTCCCAACTGTTTGTTGCCCTTGTGCAGTCTTATCAGTGTCTgtttttccctttcttcttcttatatcTTTAATTTGTATCATTGCTTTTTGGAAATTACCCGTGTGGGAGATCCTACTCTTCAAATCTGTTACCCAAAAAAATATCtcatcttccctttttttttttttttttttcctgatatATCCAATTCATCTACGATGATAGATTTCTTTTTGAGTCTGACAAAATTTGGTGAGAAACTCCGCCTATGTTAGTGGCTTGGTGTTCCATAGTGTCCTGGCCTAAGTGAAGGAGGAGGGTTGAAACTGGTTGAGGGCCGCTGTAGAAGTATGTAGTTATAATGTGATGAATCTCTAACCATTTGATATAGAGGATTCATATCACCTACTACAACTAGTTTGAGATCCAGGGATAGTTGACGTCTACTTATTTGTGTTGTTTACCTCTTCAGAGCTGTCAAGTTTATCCACGATTCTATGTATTCCATCGGGAACTGATCCTTTGAGATGGTTTTTCTTTCAGGATAGGAAACTTAAATGTTGGCGAGAGGCAGAAAAGTTCCTGGGAAAGGGGAGACAGTGGGTGCACATTATGCTTTTGGCCCGcttgaagatgatttaattattaaGCATAGACTTCTCACTCGCACAACAACCACTAGAGGTGAACCGCCGCTGAAGAAACTTCAGAAAAAGTTTACCGCTTTTGCTTCAGAGGTAGAGAAGGAAGCTGATAACTATGGTGATTGTGAAAGACTTGCCAAAGCTTTCTTGCAAGAGCTAAATACATTTGAGATTCCGCTCCTAAAGAGCAAAGCAGTCATAGATGCAAACCTTAGAGAGAAAGAGAACTTTAATGACCTAAAAGATGAGATAAATGGGCAAATTTTACAAGCTCAGGCTGATATAGAAGATCTCAAGAGGCAACTTGAAGAAAGCAAGATAGAGAGACAGCACAAAGAAGAGTGTGAGGCCATCAGGAAGTTGGTTGCTATGCAGCCTCCAAGATCTGAAACTCAGAAGGTTATTACAGAGCTTGAGAAAGAGATAGCAAAGTTGGGGGCAGAGAATGCTGCTAGTTCAAGAACACTAGAGCTTCGTAAAAAGCAATTTGCGCTTCTATTACACGTGGTACGTATCtttctataaaataaaatactccTGATTTCTGCAGGGAGTTTTAGGTGGAAATTCTTAATTGCTTCTATTGAATTATGGTAGCTAAAATAGACTCTAGGAACCTAAGAGAACTGACATAATGCACTAATGAGCAACAGGTCCACAGCTTCTGTAGAGAAATAAAGATAATTTTCCTTCATTAAGCTATTCACTTCGGAATTCACAATTTGCATACTTTTTATGTAACTTTAAACCTGTTAAATCGAAAAGAGCCTCTCTCTTTACCTGACTTTCCCTATTTGCTTTGACTGcggttttttttccttttctaatttGGTATTAATGTCAACTCTATAATTTTTATTAAAGCAATGATGAAACTCCGGTGAATTCATATGAAAtaattatcatcaaaacaagTGAAAATGCAAGGCTTCACAAAGTTCTCTTTTTTTGCTTCTACTACTGATGGTCGTTTATTAAGCATCATTTTTgaaaattcggggtaaacatgAACCACCGTAGGTCACCGAACCCTTCTCAGAAGTCAAAGGTTAGCTTCCTAATTATTGTTTGTGACCCCAGGGAACTTGATGTTGAGtgttttgtcctttttttttttttttggtggataTAACCATTCATTATCCAGAACTCCGATCTATCTGAATCGCGCAGAAAAAGTCCCATTAAAGGGGGGAAAGTGCTCCCTACCAAGATTTTTTCCATTAGCAGGGTTCGAACCCGAGACCTCAGAGAGAAAGGGGGGGGGGATCTGATCCATATTACCACAACCCTTGGTGGTAATATTTTTATCTCGTTAACAATTCTATagtgactttaattttcatcttttgaatTGGTTACTTGAGGGtcttagcattttttttttttgggtaattaaAGGATTTTTATTAATCACCAAAGTGCATAATTACAAACCAGTAGCAGCTATACACAGCATGCTAACATCTCAATACACATCACACAAGCTAAATAGAAACTAAAACTATGAATTGCATTATGTATTCTAGGATTAGCTCTAACATAAGCAGCATACACAATCTCCTTTGCTATAGCTTCCCAATTTCTACTTTGCTTCTCAAATattcttgcatttctctcaatCCAGATGGCATATGTGACTTCAGTGCAAACCAGTTTGAAGATTTGAGCTTTCTGGGATTTACCCTTAGAGTTGTGAATGATCCATTTCTGGTGCTGCTCCTAATTGCTAGGGTCATATTGTTGTATTTGCGCCCGTTGTCCTACTCTTGTCCACACCCTTCTAGAAAACTCACATTGCACAAACAAATGTTCCCTTGATTCATCTTGCATTTGACAGAGACAACATTTAGGGTCCACATCTATCCCCCACTTAGTTAGTCTTTCAACGATAAGTAATCGTCCCAGCAGTTGGAGGCAGATAGTAAAAATAGCTTTGGGCCTTGCTGCATTTTGGTACATAACACAAACATTTCAAAGTACATGATTTGAATGTCAATGAAGAGATTCATAGCTTTTTGTCTGGTGACTtagcacggagtttaagaaagtaaagaagatttttgaatcttgtggtcttaaatatgccatgtggaaagttgaaattagaGAGTTgcccaaaaaggaaagagacattctttttgaaacgGGCTAAAAAGGacagtaagacaaacaaattgaaacagatggaGTACAACATAAGACAAACAACTTAGAGCCTCCTTGCCGATTCTTGCTAGCAGAATTAGTAAATGTGGAAGAGAAAATAATTGATTTATCACACTCCCAAGTGTTAAAAGTCTGAACCATAGCATTAGGTCAAGGCCTTGGGCCATTGGCAAGAATCTTAGTAGGTCTTTAGACATAAAagtttgatatttgaaaaatagttGTTGGAAActgagttgtgtttggacatgcatttaacttgaaaaaa
Coding sequences within it:
- the LOC132032487 gene encoding THO complex subunit 7A-like, yielding MLARGRKVPGKGETVGAHYAFGPLEDDLIIKHRLLTRTTTTRGEPPLKKLQKKFTAFASEVEKEADNYGDCERLAKAFLQELNTFEIPLLKSKAVIDANLREKENFNDLKDEINGQILQAQADIEDLKRQLEESKIERQHKEECEAIRKLVAMQPPRSETQKVITELEKEIAKLGAENAASSRTLELRKKQFALLLHVVDELQNTIEEEQRSLVEELRNAVDDHDKSGGPEAMAVD